One window of the Cydia fagiglandana chromosome 22, ilCydFagi1.1, whole genome shotgun sequence genome contains the following:
- the LOC134675486 gene encoding zinc finger protein 32-like, giving the protein MEGGGRMSLEAPRLKEEPQYMVDASIKVEAEEDEEPQPLKPEPACVQPELQGAGQETLCEDGGLYADHEVKHDLVLGPEVLLRLCADKRPATPPSAAGPSSASDDIEPRPRRGPHTDLQHAEPIETYMCDTCAQLFRKKHSLIRHIKAHLRANPKMLRIHSTKKVFFCEICHKRFFQSGHFNRHLRTHTATKPHVCNICKKEFMRMDCLELHKRIHTGQKPYSCKFCEKKFTQSHNLTRHIRIHTGEKPYVCDICSKRCSQSGDLKIHKQIHEIEEKYSCDLCNKRFKWKSTLNKHRRNHARKNARDKSKDT; this is encoded by the exons ATGGAAGGAGGCGGCAGGATGTCGCTGGAGGCGCCGCGACTCAAGGAGGAGCCCCAATATATGGTAGACG CGAGCATAAAGGTAGAAGCAGAAGAGGATGAGGAGCCGCAGCCATTGAAACCAGAGCCTGCGTGTGTACAGCCAGAGCTGCAGGGTGCGGGGCAGGAGACGTTGTGCGAGGACGGAGGCCTATACGCGGACCATGAGGTCAAACACGACCTGGTGCTGGGGCCCGAGGTGTTGCTACGGTTGTGTGCgg ACAAGCGCCCCGCAACACCACCCTCCGCGGCCGGGCCCTCGAGCGCCTCCGACGACATCGAGCCGCGGCCGCGGCGGGGACCCCACACCGACCTGCAACACGCCGAGCCAATAGAGACGTACATGTGCGACACCTGTGCACAATTATTTAGGAAAAAACATTCTTTAATTCGCCACATCAAAGCACATCTGCGAGCAAATCCAAAAATGTTACGAATACACTCCACCAAAAAGGTATTCTTTTGTGAAATATGTCACAAACGGTTCTTTCAATCGGGCCACTTCAACCGCCACTTGCGAACTCACACGGCCACTAAACCGCACGTTTGTAACATCTGTAAAAAAGAGTTTATGAGAATGGACTGTTTAGAATTACACAAACGCATCCACACTGGACAGAAACCATACTCGTGCAAGTTCTGTGAGAAGAAGTTCACGCAGTCACATAACTTAACGAGACATATAAGAATACACACTGGCGAGAAGCCGTACGTCTGCGATATATGCTCGAAGAGGTGTTCGCAATCAGGCGACTTGAAGATTCATAAACAGATTCACGAGATTGAGGAGAAGTATTCGTGCGATTTGTGTAACAAAAGGTTTAAGTGGAAATCAACTTTGAACAAACATAGACGGAACCACGCCAGGAAGAACGCTCGGGACAAATCGAAAGATACTTAA